The Bacteroidales bacterium genome has a segment encoding these proteins:
- a CDS encoding ATP-binding protein encodes MSSYIRKLIDQGEHQQQDFKFEISDSKKIARSLAAFSNTDGGRLLVGVKDNGVIAGVRSEEEYYMVEAAAQMYCKPEVKFKMKEWNVDGKTVLEIDIPKNKADGPFSAPDKEGKWKVYIRVNDQNLLASTVLMKVWKNEKRTTGILIRYTDKEKILLDFLNKNNEITLSKFRKIAGISRKVAEKVLADLIILQIIDMTITEKTIFYSLSTVFANQSEER; translated from the coding sequence ATGAGTTCTTACATCCGAAAATTAATTGATCAGGGCGAACACCAGCAGCAGGATTTCAAGTTTGAAATTTCCGACAGCAAGAAAATTGCCCGCTCCCTGGCAGCCTTTTCCAATACCGATGGAGGGCGTCTGTTGGTGGGCGTTAAAGATAACGGGGTGATAGCCGGTGTGCGCTCCGAGGAGGAATATTACATGGTGGAGGCCGCTGCACAGATGTATTGCAAGCCGGAGGTAAAATTCAAAATGAAAGAATGGAATGTGGATGGAAAAACCGTTCTGGAAATCGATATTCCCAAAAATAAAGCGGATGGCCCTTTTTCCGCTCCCGACAAAGAAGGCAAGTGGAAGGTGTATATTCGTGTAAACGACCAAAATCTGCTGGCAAGCACGGTGCTGATGAAGGTGTGGAAAAACGAAAAACGCACCACCGGCATCCTGATACGGTATACCGACAAGGAGAAAATCCTGCTCGATTTTCTTAATAAAAACAATGAGATTACTTTGTCGAAATTCCGTAAAATTGCAGGCATCTCGCGCAAAGTGGCTGAAAAGGTTTTGGCTGATCTGATTATTCTGCAGATCATCGATATGACAATCACCGAAAAAACGATTTTTTATAGTCTTTCCACAGTCTTTGCCAACCAGAGTGAGGAACGCTAA
- a CDS encoding isoprenylcysteine carboxylmethyltransferase family protein — translation MRLSTIVILVLYGILGVIFTAVLVQIAISGREGYGRSTINGFWQITGKTLIMLPIIYLPMVAIGWLKPPHTSPLWLEWLAIFIAFEAILFLIFSLIKMGKYTKMALPKNDDIPLQTKGVYSLSRNPMYLGLYMLSIAAVLYKPYLPMVVAAIAGIIIHHKIILNEERFLEAKFGQSYQSYRQRVRRYL, via the coding sequence ATGCGGCTTTCTACAATTGTTATCCTGGTGCTTTATGGCATCCTGGGCGTTATTTTCACGGCAGTGCTGGTGCAGATTGCTATCAGCGGACGCGAGGGCTACGGAAGATCCACCATCAACGGCTTTTGGCAAATCACCGGGAAAACCCTAATCATGCTACCGATAATATATCTGCCGATGGTTGCAATTGGATGGCTAAAGCCGCCTCATACATCACCTCTGTGGCTGGAGTGGCTGGCGATTTTTATCGCGTTCGAAGCCATACTATTTTTAATCTTTTCGCTGATTAAAATGGGTAAATACACCAAGATGGCGCTACCCAAAAACGATGACATCCCGCTGCAAACCAAAGGTGTTTATAGCCTGAGCCGCAATCCGATGTATCTGGGCTTATACATGCTTTCGATAGCGGCAGTGCTGTACAAGCCTTACTTGCCGATGGTTGTTGCAGCCATTGCAGGCATCATCATCCACCACAAAATTATCCTTAACGAAGAAAGGTTTCTCGAAGCTAAGTTTGGGCAAAGCTACCAAAGCTACCGGCAACGCGTCAGGCGCTATCTCTAA
- a CDS encoding flavodoxin, with protein sequence MEKVGIFYGSTLGFTRKIAERIGAAFGDEHSQVINIENASIGDLESFQNLILGTSTWGVGEMQEDWETFARQLHKINLSGKKIALFGVGDQVEWSSSFLNGLGILYHKLANKATIIGFTNTQGYNFDISLALKNDQFVGLAIDEVNQSALTPERISRWVETLKKSFN encoded by the coding sequence ATGGAAAAAGTTGGAATTTTTTATGGCTCCACATTGGGCTTCACCCGCAAAATTGCCGAACGCATCGGAGCCGCTTTTGGCGATGAGCATTCGCAGGTCATCAATATCGAAAATGCTTCAATTGGCGACTTGGAGAGCTTTCAAAATCTAATTCTGGGCACCTCTACCTGGGGCGTGGGCGAGATGCAGGAAGACTGGGAAACCTTTGCCCGGCAACTGCACAAGATCAACTTATCAGGAAAAAAGATAGCGCTCTTTGGCGTGGGCGACCAGGTGGAGTGGAGCAGTAGCTTTTTGAACGGGTTGGGAATACTGTATCATAAGTTGGCCAACAAAGCCACCATCATCGGCTTTACAAACACCCAGGGATACAATTTTGATATTTCGCTGGCGCTAAAAAACGACCAGTTTGTCGGCCTGGCCATCGACGAGGTAAACCAGTCGGCGCTCACCCCGGAGCGCATCAGCCGTTGGGTAGAAACACTTAAAAAATCTTTTAACTAA
- the pdxH gene encoding pyridoxamine 5'-phosphate oxidase, producing MIPKKYHDLRSEYLHQQLDEQSVMGNPFDQFAVWMDQAVQAEILHPTAMLLATVGRDGQPSCRVVLLKEVNEKGFVFFTHYDSHKGRQLGGNSKVALTFFWKETERQIRIEGSAEKVDEKVSDEYFVSRPYESRLSAAASPQSSVISSRQELEQQREAIRAKYPDGNIPRPKNWGGYLIIPDNIEFWQGRENRLHDRIVYQRTDGGWKIHRLAP from the coding sequence ATGATACCTAAAAAATACCACGATCTGCGCAGCGAATATCTGCACCAGCAACTCGACGAGCAATCCGTTATGGGAAATCCTTTTGATCAGTTTGCTGTGTGGATGGATCAGGCGGTACAAGCTGAGATTCTGCATCCTACTGCCATGCTTTTGGCTACTGTGGGTCGCGATGGGCAGCCGTCGTGCCGGGTAGTGTTGCTCAAAGAGGTTAATGAAAAGGGATTTGTTTTCTTCACACATTACGACAGCCACAAAGGCCGGCAGCTTGGCGGAAATTCTAAAGTGGCGCTTACCTTTTTTTGGAAAGAAACCGAGCGCCAGATTCGTATTGAGGGGTCGGCAGAAAAGGTGGATGAAAAAGTTTCCGACGAATATTTTGTTTCGCGGCCTTACGAAAGCCGCCTGAGTGCTGCAGCCTCACCACAAAGCAGTGTCATTAGCAGCCGCCAGGAGTTGGAGCAGCAGCGCGAAGCTATTCGCGCAAAGTATCCCGATGGCAACATCCCGCGCCCGAAGAATTGGGGTGGTTATTTGATAATTCCCGACAATATTGAATTTTGGCAGGGCCGCGAAAACCGGCTCCACGACCGCATCGTTTATCAACGCACCGATGGTGGCTGGAAAATCCACCGGTTGGCACCGTGA
- a CDS encoding Omp28-related outer membrane protein has translation MKKLLFILLVIIGVCTQMKAQTPLYEAVDFTVTTVEGDVINLFDILDGGQHVLIDFFFTTCGPCQQSAPHINAAYINFGCNSGDVFFIAMDFNNTDAQCIAFDEQFGVEYPTVSGIEGSGNAVCAAYGIPAYPTVILIAPNHQIINRDIYPIPNPQAVIQPILNAGCQPKDCPTGPEPTIVSTDPENRKVVLEDYTGIHCVFCPDGHRVAHEIMLEHPDDFFPINIHQGSFAAPNASEPDFRTPFGDALVAQTGLVGYPAATVNRHLFSGLSQGSGTAMSRPNWGTATDTVLSEISYVNLGAEATLDVNTNELNVHVEIYYTGDSPETTNFINIALLESNVEGPQNGGANFNPDFMLPNGNYSHQHMLRHLITGQWGEEITTTSTGSFIDLNYTYTIPAAYNGVIVSLANFSLVAFVTETTQEIESGTSAIPILTGLNNENDASVSQVIVPEIVCGNEVEAKVIIENRGNQMLTSLQIDYSINEGTIETYQWSGNLDPLMREPVELSTISFIPEANNTVNVVVSLPNGEEDENPDNNTGSAEFIPPVSTSLTINLEFKTDNSGYETSWKLFDNAGTMLFSGSGYGNNTVYNETFEIEEGACYAFVMYDSYGDGMCCNHGDGYYKLTDSDGVIIKDGGEFLTSETSEFNAIVTGIGDKQQSSVLRIYPNPANDQVNVISNSTIESVAVVSITGQLLQKLVVNNTFVNINTAALKAGMYFIQIKTEAGLTTRRLVIE, from the coding sequence ATGAAAAAGCTACTCTTTATTTTACTTGTAATAATCGGGGTTTGCACACAGATGAAAGCCCAGACACCGCTTTACGAGGCCGTCGACTTTACCGTGACTACCGTAGAAGGCGATGTAATCAACCTGTTCGATATCCTGGATGGCGGACAGCATGTGCTTATCGACTTCTTTTTTACCACCTGCGGCCCCTGCCAGCAGTCTGCTCCACATATCAATGCCGCTTACATCAACTTTGGCTGTAACTCCGGCGATGTGTTTTTTATCGCAATGGACTTCAATAACACCGATGCACAATGTATTGCCTTCGATGAGCAGTTTGGCGTGGAATATCCTACTGTGAGCGGCATCGAGGGTAGCGGAAATGCGGTGTGCGCTGCCTACGGTATTCCGGCCTATCCCACCGTAATACTCATTGCTCCCAATCATCAGATTATCAACCGGGACATCTATCCCATCCCCAATCCACAAGCCGTCATCCAACCTATCCTCAATGCCGGCTGCCAGCCCAAAGATTGCCCCACTGGCCCCGAGCCTACCATCGTTAGCACCGATCCGGAAAATCGCAAAGTGGTGCTTGAAGATTATACCGGAATACATTGTGTTTTTTGCCCTGATGGCCATCGTGTGGCGCATGAAATAATGCTGGAGCATCCCGACGATTTCTTCCCCATCAACATACACCAGGGCAGCTTTGCTGCTCCCAACGCAAGCGAGCCCGACTTCAGAACACCATTTGGTGATGCACTTGTTGCCCAGACTGGCCTGGTGGGTTATCCGGCAGCAACTGTCAACCGCCATCTCTTCAGTGGTTTGTCACAAGGCTCCGGGACTGCTATGAGCCGTCCCAACTGGGGTACTGCTACCGATACGGTGCTCAGCGAAATTTCTTATGTGAATCTAGGTGCCGAGGCTACCCTCGACGTGAACACCAACGAACTCAACGTACACGTCGAAATTTACTATACCGGCGACAGCCCCGAAACTACTAACTTTATCAATATAGCACTGCTCGAAAGCAATGTGGAAGGCCCACAAAATGGCGGAGCTAACTTCAACCCCGACTTTATGCTGCCCAATGGCAACTACTCACACCAACACATGCTGCGGCATCTTATCACCGGACAGTGGGGCGAAGAAATTACTACCACATCTACCGGCAGTTTTATCGATCTCAACTATACCTACACCATCCCTGCAGCCTATAATGGTGTGATTGTTAGCCTTGCCAATTTCTCGCTGGTGGCGTTTGTTACCGAAACTACCCAGGAAATCGAAAGTGGAACAAGTGCTATCCCGATACTCACCGGACTTAATAACGAGAACGACGCCAGTGTGTCACAGGTAATTGTTCCGGAAATCGTTTGTGGTAACGAGGTGGAAGCTAAAGTGATCATCGAAAACAGAGGCAATCAAATGCTCACTTCTTTGCAAATCGACTACAGCATCAACGAAGGTACAATTGAAACGTACCAATGGAGTGGTAACCTGGATCCCCTGATGCGGGAACCCGTTGAGCTGTCCACCATCAGTTTTATTCCTGAAGCAAACAATACAGTGAATGTGGTGGTAAGTTTGCCCAATGGCGAGGAAGACGAAAACCCGGACAACAACACAGGTTCTGCAGAATTTATCCCACCAGTTTCCACCTCCCTCACCATCAATCTGGAGTTTAAAACTGACAACTCTGGCTACGAAACTTCATGGAAACTTTTCGACAACGCAGGAACCATGTTGTTTTCGGGAAGTGGCTATGGCAACAATACCGTTTACAATGAAACTTTTGAAATTGAAGAAGGCGCCTGCTACGCTTTTGTTATGTACGATTCATACGGCGACGGAATGTGCTGCAACCATGGTGACGGATATTACAAACTTACCGACTCCGACGGTGTAATAATTAAAGATGGCGGGGAGTTTTTAACGAGTGAAACCTCTGAGTTTAATGCCATCGTCACCGGCATCGGCGATAAGCAACAGAGTTCAGTTCTACGGATTTATCCAAATCCGGCGAACGACCAGGTAAATGTGATCAGCAATTCAACCATTGAATCAGTTGCCGTTGTAAGCATTACAGGACAGCTTCTGCAAAAACTTGTGGTGAATAATACTTTCGTAAATATTAATACCGCTGCGCTCAAAGCAGGAATGTATTTTATTCAGATAAAAACCGAGGCCGGGCTTACCACCCGCCGCCTGGTGATAGAATAA
- a CDS encoding lipocalin family protein, whose translation MKNLRLISFAMLLLLMGGLVTFSSCKKDDDDSPSKTKMISGKKFFAKAMKIEPGVSTPGGVTITDLYPFLLDCVKDNYTTFSENGTFIDDEGATKCEPGDPQTINGTWEFMNDETQLKQTYGNEYQIYNIVELTNSVLKLSFSQLEDFEFGDGEQLYKVTLEFEAR comes from the coding sequence ATGAAAAATTTACGTTTAATTTCCTTTGCAATGCTGCTGCTGCTTATGGGTGGCTTGGTAACCTTTTCATCCTGTAAAAAAGATGATGATGATTCGCCGTCAAAAACCAAGATGATCTCCGGCAAGAAGTTTTTTGCCAAGGCTATGAAGATCGAACCTGGCGTTTCCACACCAGGGGGCGTCACCATTACCGATCTCTATCCGTTTTTGCTGGATTGTGTAAAAGACAATTACACCACTTTTAGCGAAAACGGAACTTTTATCGATGATGAAGGCGCCACCAAGTGTGAACCTGGTGATCCGCAAACTATAAATGGCACATGGGAATTTATGAACGATGAAACGCAGCTTAAACAGACTTATGGCAATGAGTATCAAATTTATAATATTGTTGAACTCACCAATAGTGTGCTGAAATTATCCTTTTCTCAACTTGAAGACTTTGAATTTGGCGATGGAGAGCAGCTTTATAAAGTAACTCTTGAATTTGAGGCACGGTAG
- a CDS encoding 1-acyl-sn-glycerol-3-phosphate acyltransferase, which yields MKHENYSLGYDLLRIHARLLHRLIHRKITVSGLENIPRDVALIFAPNHQNALMDAMAVLLTVPHQPVWLARADIFGNPVINKILHFLKISPVYRIRDGKDNLTKNDEVFDLALRVLKNKRALALFPEGMHTFRRQSAPHKKAIPRIAFMAAEREDFALDIAIVPVGLFYSHYYRFHRKLLVQFGKPIYIKDYAAAYGKNETTAMLALRDELKQRIFSLTLNIKSREHYESIFTLTEIDHHNSQTKYAADEVRQRQLLAEQLQRYEEVHKEEGTQLFAKTENYRQELAQHHLTDAAVARKSSALAFIGNLLLAIVALPLFLYGTINFFIGFLVPSILVRRKIRDRAFWATTEYGAWVLTVPLMALLQTAAIGWITGSWGWAAAYLITLPLMGKAALFINDFYDKLRQQIKLHLRKDLYQNLRMMRETLSQKLGELSS from the coding sequence ATGAAGCATGAAAACTACTCTTTGGGCTACGACCTGCTGCGCATTCACGCACGCTTGCTGCACCGACTGATCCACCGAAAGATAACAGTATCCGGCCTTGAAAACATTCCGAGAGATGTTGCGCTCATTTTCGCTCCCAATCATCAGAATGCTCTGATGGATGCCATGGCTGTGCTGCTCACGGTGCCGCACCAACCTGTGTGGCTGGCTCGCGCCGATATTTTCGGAAATCCTGTTATCAATAAAATACTGCATTTTCTCAAAATCAGCCCTGTCTATCGCATCCGCGACGGCAAAGACAATCTAACTAAGAATGACGAGGTGTTTGACCTGGCTCTGCGGGTCCTCAAGAATAAGCGAGCGCTGGCGTTATTTCCCGAGGGCATGCATACTTTCAGGCGGCAATCGGCTCCACACAAAAAAGCTATTCCGCGCATTGCTTTCATGGCTGCCGAACGCGAAGATTTTGCTTTGGATATTGCCATCGTCCCTGTAGGACTTTTTTACAGCCATTATTATCGTTTCCACCGCAAGCTGTTGGTTCAGTTTGGAAAACCTATTTATATAAAAGATTATGCGGCCGCATACGGTAAAAATGAAACCACAGCGATGTTAGCCCTGCGCGACGAGCTAAAGCAGCGCATATTTTCGCTTACGCTAAATATCAAGAGCCGTGAACATTACGAAAGCATTTTCACGCTCACCGAAATTGATCATCATAATTCCCAAACTAAATATGCCGCAGATGAAGTAAGGCAACGACAACTGCTGGCTGAACAACTGCAGCGCTACGAAGAGGTACATAAAGAGGAGGGCACTCAACTTTTTGCTAAAACCGAAAATTACCGGCAAGAGCTCGCGCAGCATCATCTGACGGATGCCGCTGTGGCGCGAAAAAGCTCTGCTTTGGCTTTTATTGGGAATCTTCTCCTTGCTATCGTCGCTTTGCCACTATTTCTTTACGGAACCATAAATTTCTTTATTGGATTTTTGGTGCCATCTATTTTGGTGCGGCGCAAAATCCGGGATCGTGCGTTTTGGGCTACCACCGAATATGGCGCCTGGGTGCTCACCGTCCCACTGATGGCGCTGCTACAAACAGCAGCAATTGGCTGGATTACCGGAAGCTGGGGTTGGGCGGCAGCCTATTTAATTACCCTGCCACTAATGGGCAAAGCCGCTTTGTTTATCAATGACTTTTATGACAAACTGCGGCAGCAAATCAAGCTACACCTAAGGAAAGATTTATATCAGAATTTGCGCATGATGCGTGAAACGCTAAGCCAAAAGCTTGGGGAGCTTTCATCTTAA
- a CDS encoding bile acid:sodium symporter family protein → MHNSLDVLDHVRLNFSASGIHTLNIALAFIMFGVALSINISHFKDVLAHPKSVITGVVSQFVLLPALTFLLVISLNLTATVALGMILVAACPGGNISNFMSANAKGNAALSISLTAIATMIAIFMTPFNFALWGDWYIGHYSKGAGELLRPLDIDVQQVFQTVFLLLGLPVIAGITIASRFPRFTARIIKPIKTISILFFVALVIILLSANFSHFKKYVPLVFLIVLLHNLLALGTGFMAGTIMRLPRIDRRSITIETGIQNSGLALALMFNPKIFPPEMELGGMTIIAAWWGVWHIVSGLALATFWSKRKIQLVK, encoded by the coding sequence ATGCACAACTCTCTCGACGTACTGGACCATGTAAGGCTCAACTTTTCTGCCTCAGGAATTCATACGCTCAACATCGCGCTGGCATTTATCATGTTTGGCGTGGCGCTGAGCATCAACATCTCACATTTCAAGGATGTGTTGGCGCATCCAAAGTCAGTGATTACAGGCGTAGTATCACAATTTGTGTTGCTTCCGGCGCTTACGTTTCTGCTGGTGATTTCATTAAATCTCACCGCCACCGTTGCGTTGGGGATGATTCTGGTAGCCGCCTGCCCGGGAGGCAACATCTCCAATTTTATGAGCGCCAACGCCAAAGGCAATGCAGCGCTTTCCATTAGCCTTACGGCCATCGCCACGATGATCGCGATTTTTATGACCCCTTTCAATTTTGCCCTCTGGGGCGATTGGTACATTGGCCACTATAGCAAAGGTGCCGGCGAACTGCTGCGCCCTTTAGACATTGATGTGCAGCAGGTTTTTCAAACTGTATTTCTGCTGCTGGGTCTTCCGGTGATTGCCGGGATCACGATTGCATCCAGGTTTCCGCGATTTACAGCCAGAATCATCAAACCCATCAAGACTATCTCCATCCTGTTTTTTGTTGCTCTGGTAATTATTTTACTCTCGGCCAATTTCAGCCATTTCAAAAAATATGTGCCGTTGGTGTTTCTGATCGTGCTTCTGCATAACCTGCTGGCGCTGGGAACCGGTTTTATGGCGGGTACCATCATGCGGCTGCCACGAATTGACCGCCGCTCCATCACCATCGAAACGGGCATACAAAACTCGGGGCTTGCGCTGGCGCTGATGTTTAATCCTAAAATATTTCCACCGGAGATGGAACTTGGCGGGATGACGATCATTGCCGCCTGGTGGGGTGTGTGGCATATTGTGAGTGGATTGGCTCTGGCTACATTTTGGTCAAAACGCAAAATACAGCTCGTGAAATGA